A region from the Sutcliffiella horikoshii genome encodes:
- a CDS encoding calcium/sodium antiporter: MTYLLLVVGFALLIKGADWFVDGASSIAKILRISPLLIGLTIVAFGTSSPEATVSILAALDGSAEVSLGNVIGSNIFNITLVVGLTALLNPLKVESETIRKEIPFTLLGSAVLLVLISDIALQGFSENLLTRSDGLIFLLIFAVFMYYIFEVARNNRDKIPVEETSEKATWGKNIFWTIIGLAAIIFGGELVVRNSTEIAVSLGMSETLVGLTIVAIGTSLPELVTSIMAAIKKQSEIALGNIVGSNIFNILFVLGTSSLITPLPVNSKIFVDIGLLVVLTVILLVFSRTNFRVGKIEGTFLAIAYVLYLVFIIIRN; this comes from the coding sequence ATGACCTATTTATTATTGGTTGTCGGATTTGCATTGTTGATCAAAGGGGCCGACTGGTTTGTGGATGGTGCATCTAGCATTGCCAAGATCCTCCGTATTTCCCCGTTGTTGATTGGATTGACCATAGTAGCATTTGGAACAAGCTCGCCGGAAGCGACAGTAAGTATTCTAGCAGCGTTAGATGGAAGTGCTGAAGTTTCACTGGGAAATGTTATTGGAAGTAATATCTTTAACATTACTCTTGTAGTTGGATTAACTGCTCTTTTGAATCCATTAAAAGTGGAGAGCGAAACAATTAGAAAAGAAATACCTTTTACCTTGTTAGGAAGTGCTGTCCTACTTGTGTTAATCAGTGATATTGCGCTGCAAGGTTTTTCTGAAAACTTGCTTACTAGAAGCGATGGGTTAATCTTTCTATTGATTTTCGCTGTGTTTATGTATTATATTTTTGAAGTCGCAAGAAATAATCGTGATAAGATTCCTGTAGAAGAAACTTCAGAGAAAGCAACTTGGGGAAAGAACATTTTTTGGACTATCATCGGGTTAGCTGCCATTATATTCGGTGGAGAATTAGTGGTAAGAAATAGTACGGAAATTGCTGTGTCATTAGGTATGAGTGAAACACTTGTCGGATTGACAATTGTAGCAATTGGTACCTCCTTGCCAGAACTTGTTACCTCTATTATGGCAGCAATCAAGAAACAAAGTGAAATTGCCCTGGGTAATATCGTAGGTAGTAATATTTTCAATATTTTATTTGTATTGGGAACTTCCTCCCTAATAACTCCACTACCTGTAAATAGCAAAATATTTGTGGATATTGGTTTGTTAGTAGTGTTAACGGTAATTCTCTTAGTATTTTCAAGAACAAATTTCCGAGTTGGGAAAATAGAAGGAACCTTTTTGGCTATAGCTTACGTCTTATATTTAGTATTTATCATTATAAGAAATTGA
- a CDS encoding undecaprenyl-diphosphate phosphatase, with product MEEILILLKYIFLGIFQGITEPIPVSSSGHVMILQRLMGMDLEGLTFEIVVNAASLIAILIIYRESISRLFFGALRFVAKKDKEDKADFMFVIYLIVGTIPAGVIGVVYGDVISEALDNIKVIGVTLIVTGIALWLIRNLRGRKNDAELSFKDAIIIGLAQAVALIPGISRSGATIVAAMARGMKQETALRFSFLLFIPVSVGSILLAIKDLIGMDNVNEILLPYSLAFIASLIASYFSLKWFMGIMARGNLIYFSIYCFIVGTLVVLFL from the coding sequence ATGGAAGAAATTTTGATTTTATTGAAGTACATATTCCTTGGAATTTTCCAGGGGATTACTGAACCAATTCCCGTCTCTTCAAGTGGTCATGTAATGATCTTGCAAAGACTCATGGGAATGGATCTCGAAGGTCTAACATTCGAGATAGTTGTAAATGCAGCATCCTTAATTGCCATCCTTATTATTTATCGTGAATCAATATCGAGACTTTTCTTCGGGGCATTAAGATTTGTGGCGAAAAAAGATAAGGAAGATAAAGCAGATTTCATGTTTGTCATTTATCTTATTGTCGGAACTATCCCTGCAGGAGTTATTGGGGTTGTATATGGCGATGTAATATCGGAGGCCCTTGATAATATTAAAGTTATCGGTGTTACTTTGATTGTTACAGGTATTGCACTCTGGTTGATTCGTAACTTAAGAGGTAGAAAGAATGATGCAGAACTTTCTTTCAAGGACGCAATTATTATAGGGTTGGCACAGGCTGTGGCCTTGATTCCAGGGATAAGCCGTTCTGGTGCAACTATTGTCGCTGCAATGGCGCGTGGAATGAAACAGGAGACAGCACTGAGATTTTCTTTCCTTCTTTTTATCCCTGTCAGTGTAGGGAGTATCCTGTTGGCAATTAAAGACCTAATCGGAATGGATAATGTTAACGAAATCCTATTACCATACTCATTGGCATTTATTGCTTCTCTTATCGCTTCGTATTTCTCTTTAAAATGGTTTATGGGAATCATGGCAAGAGGTAATTTAATTTATTTCTCCATTTACTGCTTCATTGTCGGAACGCTAGTAGTACTCTTTTTATAA
- a CDS encoding tyrosine-type recombinase/integrase — translation MEYVEALKDRKFIHEIKDYLKNYSLRDYLFFVMGINMGLRLSELLHVKVEDVTLDGKVNDYYLLENGHFIYMNKHVKQAIADYLHKRSLEPEDYLFKSQKCSSPITRQQAYRIINKAAKEVGVPGKVGTHTLRKTFGYHAYRSGVAVSLLQKHFNHTSPSETLRYLGIDKHEKLSVRIDVNL, via the coding sequence ATGGAATATGTTGAGGCTTTAAAAGATCGCAAATTTATCCATGAAATTAAAGACTATTTAAAAAACTACTCCTTAAGAGATTACTTGTTTTTTGTAATGGGAATTAACATGGGGCTAAGACTTAGTGAACTTCTGCATGTTAAAGTGGAAGATGTGACACTGGATGGAAAAGTAAATGACTATTACCTATTGGAAAATGGGCATTTTATATATATGAATAAACATGTCAAACAAGCGATAGCCGACTATCTTCATAAAAGAAGCCTTGAACCAGAGGATTACCTTTTCAAATCTCAAAAGTGCAGTTCACCGATTACAAGGCAACAAGCATATCGCATTATTAATAAAGCAGCGAAAGAAGTAGGTGTGCCTGGTAAAGTGGGTACTCATACTTTGCGCAAGACCTTTGGCTACCATGCATATAGAAGCGGTGTTGCAGTTTCTCTTCTCCAAAAACATTTTAACCACACTTCACCTTCTGAAACACTCCGTTATCTTGGAATAGACAAGCATGAAAAATTATCTGTAAGAATTGATGTCAATTTATAA
- a CDS encoding potassium/proton antiporter: MIQGAFNVDYFILLTAFLLIVGVITTKFSSKLGVPALVLFIIVGMMAGSDGLGFIYFDNVKYAQLIGIFALVIILFEGGLQTKWGTVRKVIKPSLSLATVGVILTSALVAASAKLILDVSWLEAFLFGAIVGSTDAAAVFAVLKGQNIKARMGATLEAESGTNDPMAVFLTLSFIELLTASNPSYIGFIGSFFWQMGIGLLLGLGLGKLASYSINKINLDSSGLYPVFAMAFALLTYSIAALMGASGLLAVYVAALIVGNNELTYRQSIFRFNEGFAWMMQILMFIILGLLVFPGQLFQWDIMLKGLLLSVILIVVARPIAVFLSTLGMDFSIKEKVFLSWAGLRGAVPIVLATFPMIAGIPNAQLFFNVVFFVVLTSTLVQGSTITLLAKKLDLTGPKKIAPIHSLELVSIGKANAEIIEFQVEEDLDMVGKTLAELEFPDKTLINAIIRAGILVTPSGDTVIRDKDFLYILTSRKSKLALEEFLKKKKEVEPVMDGEETEMEEEDSNKKEDIKETV, from the coding sequence ATGATACAAGGTGCATTCAATGTTGATTATTTTATTTTACTTACCGCATTTCTTCTGATTGTTGGAGTTATAACAACTAAATTCTCATCAAAACTAGGTGTTCCAGCCCTCGTATTGTTCATAATTGTTGGTATGATGGCAGGCAGTGATGGACTTGGTTTCATCTATTTTGATAATGTAAAGTATGCTCAATTAATCGGTATTTTTGCTCTCGTCATTATCTTGTTTGAGGGTGGTTTGCAAACAAAATGGGGAACAGTGCGCAAGGTCATTAAACCTTCTTTATCATTGGCCACCGTAGGAGTAATTTTGACTTCGGCACTGGTTGCAGCATCTGCCAAGCTTATCCTGGATGTGTCTTGGTTAGAAGCATTCCTGTTTGGAGCCATCGTTGGATCCACAGATGCAGCAGCAGTATTTGCCGTATTAAAAGGACAGAACATTAAAGCGCGGATGGGTGCAACCCTTGAGGCGGAATCCGGTACGAATGATCCGATGGCAGTGTTTTTGACATTATCTTTTATTGAATTGCTTACTGCCTCCAATCCTAGTTACATAGGGTTTATCGGAAGCTTCTTCTGGCAGATGGGAATTGGTTTACTGTTGGGATTAGGTCTTGGTAAGCTGGCTTCCTATTCCATTAATAAGATAAACCTCGATTCCTCTGGATTATATCCTGTCTTTGCCATGGCATTCGCGCTTTTAACTTATAGTATCGCAGCACTGATGGGTGCAAGTGGACTATTAGCGGTTTATGTGGCAGCTTTGATTGTTGGTAACAACGAACTTACGTATCGCCAGTCGATTTTCCGATTTAATGAAGGGTTTGCGTGGATGATGCAGATTCTTATGTTTATCATATTGGGATTACTGGTCTTCCCAGGACAGTTGTTCCAGTGGGATATTATGCTTAAGGGATTGTTATTATCGGTAATTTTGATAGTTGTAGCTAGACCTATAGCGGTATTCCTTTCCACATTAGGCATGGATTTCAGTATCAAAGAAAAAGTGTTTCTATCATGGGCGGGTCTACGTGGAGCAGTACCAATCGTTCTCGCTACATTCCCGATGATTGCCGGTATTCCTAATGCTCAACTATTCTTTAACGTAGTATTCTTCGTCGTCTTGACATCAACTCTTGTACAAGGATCTACCATTACATTGCTTGCAAAAAAATTAGATCTAACTGGACCAAAGAAGATAGCACCTATACATTCTTTAGAGTTAGTTTCCATTGGTAAAGCAAATGCAGAAATCATTGAGTTCCAGGTAGAAGAGGATCTGGATATGGTCGGAAAAACACTTGCTGAGTTGGAATTTCCTGATAAGACACTTATTAATGCCATCATTAGAGCGGGGATCCTTGTGACACCATCTGGTGATACTGTCATTAGGGATAAGGACTTCTTGTATATACTAACATCAAGAAAAAGTAAACTTGCTTTAGAAGAGTTCCTGAAAAAGAAAAAAGAGGTTGAGCCTGTTATGGATGGGGAAGAAACTGAAATGGAAGAAGAAGATTCCAATAAAAAAGAAGATATTAAAGAAACCGTTTAA
- a CDS encoding CBO0543 family protein gives MSIKEQYIDIFNKNQSSVQSHLNFWLEHVVFSWQWWIMVTTFIICWTVFWKLKKSKHLPRITIYGLLWIIVASNLDGLGYELGLWGYTYNLSPFLPKSYVFDYCLIPITYMLLYQYFQKGKGFLYANIVLAAGASLIAEPVAEKLGLYTPFHWNEFISVPLYIMIAYILKFITEKICRSILPKN, from the coding sequence ATGTCCATTAAGGAACAATACATAGATATTTTTAATAAAAATCAATCTTCGGTCCAATCCCATTTGAATTTTTGGCTGGAACATGTCGTTTTCTCCTGGCAGTGGTGGATCATGGTAACTACATTCATAATATGCTGGACAGTATTTTGGAAGCTAAAAAAATCAAAACACCTCCCTAGAATCACCATATATGGACTGCTTTGGATCATCGTCGCATCCAACCTGGACGGCTTGGGGTATGAACTTGGACTTTGGGGGTACACGTACAACCTAAGTCCCTTTTTGCCTAAATCGTACGTGTTTGACTATTGTCTCATCCCCATTACTTATATGCTTCTCTATCAATATTTTCAAAAAGGTAAGGGATTTCTTTACGCAAATATTGTTTTGGCTGCTGGAGCATCGTTGATTGCAGAACCAGTTGCTGAAAAACTCGGCCTTTATACTCCTTTTCACTGGAATGAATTTATCTCTGTGCCTCTATATATAATGATTGCTTACATTTTAAAATTTATTACCGAAAAAATTTGTCGCTCCATTCTACCAAAAAACTAG
- a CDS encoding NCS2 family permease, translating to MKATTVHYPWYKKEDTDAFFALFQNNLANFVIIAVTMLGMGFPASIVFGKVIPGAAVAVMVGNLYYAFMANRLAQKEGRTDVTALSYGISTPVMFVFLFGVLAPANALTGNPELAWKIAVAAAFLSGLIETLVSFTGNWVRNHLPRAAMLGALAGVALTFIAGEMLFNTFSIPVVGLVALVIIIVGVVGKMAMPFKIPASLFAVIIGTVLAFTLGYQSPSQIADGLNNIGFYPILPTLAAFEGMTYLFGALIGLLAIILPITLYNAIETMNNVDAMSAEGDSYDVRECQAVDGVGTMLGAVFGGLFPTTVYIATVGSKWMGAGRGYSILNAIVFGLAAMTGVIAALAAIIPLAAVAPILVFVGISMVATAFGSNDKKYFPAVAIAMLPYFANYVMTRFNNSAGEVVAGISEGIVPLGQGAMFTAIVLGAITAYIIDQDYRRASYFALIGAFLSFVGFMHAPKLAVNAAPDFAIGYVLIAVFLVYCAYQRASSMVTETNRKVSVKRQVAS from the coding sequence ATGAAAGCTACTACTGTACATTATCCATGGTATAAAAAAGAAGATACAGATGCATTCTTCGCACTTTTTCAAAACAACTTGGCAAACTTCGTCATCATTGCCGTAACGATGCTAGGTATGGGATTTCCAGCAAGCATCGTATTCGGTAAAGTAATACCTGGTGCCGCCGTTGCTGTTATGGTCGGAAATCTATATTATGCATTTATGGCCAATCGCCTTGCACAAAAAGAAGGAAGAACGGATGTCACCGCCCTCTCATACGGAATAAGCACCCCAGTTATGTTTGTCTTCCTGTTTGGTGTATTGGCGCCGGCTAATGCATTAACCGGCAACCCGGAACTTGCGTGGAAAATTGCTGTAGCTGCTGCGTTTTTGAGCGGGTTAATTGAAACTCTTGTAAGCTTTACAGGAAACTGGGTAAGAAATCATTTGCCACGTGCCGCTATGCTTGGAGCACTTGCCGGTGTTGCCCTCACGTTTATCGCTGGTGAAATGCTATTTAACACCTTCTCCATTCCTGTCGTTGGTTTGGTGGCTTTAGTCATTATCATTGTTGGAGTTGTAGGAAAAATGGCCATGCCTTTCAAAATTCCTGCTTCCCTGTTTGCAGTCATTATCGGTACTGTTTTAGCTTTCACTTTAGGCTATCAATCTCCCTCTCAAATAGCAGATGGATTGAATAACATTGGGTTTTATCCAATATTGCCAACTTTAGCCGCTTTTGAAGGGATGACCTACCTGTTTGGAGCTTTAATTGGTCTATTGGCAATCATCCTTCCTATTACGCTGTACAATGCCATTGAAACGATGAATAACGTTGATGCCATGTCTGCAGAAGGAGACTCTTATGATGTTCGTGAATGCCAGGCAGTGGATGGGGTTGGAACAATGCTTGGGGCTGTTTTTGGAGGCCTCTTCCCCACTACTGTGTACATTGCAACAGTAGGATCAAAATGGATGGGTGCCGGTAGAGGATATAGCATTTTAAATGCAATTGTATTCGGTCTAGCTGCTATGACAGGAGTTATTGCTGCTCTTGCAGCCATCATACCGCTTGCTGCAGTAGCACCAATTCTTGTATTTGTTGGAATATCCATGGTGGCAACAGCATTCGGATCCAATGACAAAAAATACTTCCCGGCCGTTGCGATTGCCATGCTACCTTATTTCGCTAACTATGTAATGACTCGTTTCAATAATAGTGCAGGTGAAGTGGTCGCCGGTATATCAGAAGGAATTGTACCTCTTGGCCAAGGGGCTATGTTTACGGCGATTGTCCTTGGTGCCATTACCGCTTATATTATCGACCAGGATTACCGTCGTGCTTCCTATTTTGCCTTGATTGGTGCCTTCTTATCTTTCGTTGGATTCATGCATGCTCCTAAGCTTGCAGTGAACGCAGCGCCTGATTTCGCGATTGGATATGTGTTAATTGCAGTATTTCTAGTGTACTGTGCTTACCAGCGTGCTTCATCCATGGTTACTGAGACCAATCGCAAGGTTTCTGTGAAGAGGCAGGTCGCTTCTTAA
- a CDS encoding xanthine phosphoribosyltransferase, translating to MKLLQQTILEKGTVLPNGVLKVNTFLNHQIDTGLMIEVGKEFAERFSGLNITKVITIESSGIAPSFFAAHTLGVPLIFARKKKSLTLKDNVYTSEVFSFTKQETSEITVAKEFLAENDRVLIIDDFLANGQAAQGLIDVVKQAGASVAGIGIVIEKTFQPGRQILEDKGYLIESLARVQSLQDGQITFVEEPISITN from the coding sequence ATGAAATTACTACAACAAACCATTCTTGAAAAAGGGACGGTTTTACCAAACGGGGTTCTAAAAGTTAATACTTTCTTAAACCATCAGATCGACACTGGACTGATGATAGAGGTTGGAAAGGAATTTGCAGAGCGATTTTCTGGTTTGAACATTACTAAAGTGATAACCATCGAATCGTCAGGAATTGCACCAAGTTTTTTCGCCGCACATACCCTTGGTGTTCCCCTTATTTTTGCAAGAAAAAAGAAATCCCTGACTTTGAAAGATAACGTTTATACTAGCGAGGTTTTCTCTTTTACCAAACAAGAAACAAGTGAAATCACGGTGGCAAAGGAATTCTTAGCTGAAAACGATAGAGTGTTGATCATCGATGACTTTCTTGCTAACGGACAGGCTGCACAAGGATTAATAGATGTAGTGAAACAAGCTGGTGCCTCTGTAGCCGGTATCGGTATTGTCATTGAAAAGACCTTCCAACCGGGCCGACAGATTCTAGAGGACAAAGGATATCTTATAGAATCACTAGCCAGAGTCCAGTCACTTCAAGATGGACAAATAACATTTGTAGAAGAACCAATCAGCATCACCAACTAA
- a CDS encoding DedA family protein, giving the protein MEQFFLSVFEFFTTLGVWGIALGLMVEVIPSEIVLGYGGYLISIGEIGFLGAMLAGVIGGTLAQLFLYWAGSIGGRPFLDKYGKYILIQPRHLDISEKWFQNYGPIVIFTARFIPVVRHAISIPAGIAKMKFLPFLIYTVAAVIPWTFLFLYIGLQLGENWREIKHAAQPLIIPLMILIILGAITYFVFDRKRTE; this is encoded by the coding sequence ATGGAGCAATTTTTTTTATCTGTTTTTGAATTTTTCACCACATTGGGGGTTTGGGGGATCGCTCTCGGTTTAATGGTGGAGGTCATTCCTAGCGAAATCGTCCTTGGATATGGTGGTTATTTAATATCTATTGGTGAGATAGGTTTTTTGGGAGCTATGCTTGCAGGGGTGATTGGAGGTACACTCGCTCAGCTTTTTTTATACTGGGCAGGGAGTATTGGCGGTAGGCCATTTCTTGATAAGTATGGGAAGTACATATTAATTCAGCCAAGGCATTTGGACATATCGGAAAAGTGGTTTCAAAATTACGGACCGATTGTCATTTTTACAGCGCGTTTTATACCGGTGGTAAGGCATGCTATTTCCATTCCGGCAGGTATAGCAAAAATGAAGTTTTTACCTTTTTTGATTTACACAGTGGCGGCAGTGATTCCGTGGACCTTTTTATTTTTATATATCGGACTTCAACTCGGAGAAAATTGGCGGGAAATCAAACATGCTGCGCAACCGCTAATCATTCCATTAATGATTTTGATTATACTTGGAGCCATCACTTATTTTGTATTTGATAGAAAAAGAACGGAATAG
- a CDS encoding undecaprenyl-diphosphate phosphatase → MSKIEAFILGIIQGLTEFLPISSTGHLYLGRNLFGLQEAGLLLDTMLHFGTLIAVLYFYREEFYKIIRNPFHKLSFLLVIGTIPAVIIGLAFKDYFEEISKTGVTIGWEFLITGAFLWFADSIKKGAKKMEDITWKDALFIGSFQAAAIFPAISRSGLTIVAGLFRKLDRETAAYFSFLLSTPAIAGAVFLQTVEVAQVGREDISLFSLVIGILASCFFGYIAVKWMINYLKKHSLRMFAVYVWILGVVILALQYLGLF, encoded by the coding sequence ATGTCCAAAATTGAAGCCTTCATATTGGGGATTATTCAAGGATTAACGGAATTCCTGCCAATTTCAAGTACAGGGCACCTATATTTAGGTAGGAACTTATTTGGTTTGCAAGAAGCTGGGTTATTGCTTGATACGATGCTTCACTTCGGAACGTTGATTGCAGTCCTTTATTTTTATCGGGAGGAATTTTATAAAATCATTCGTAATCCTTTTCATAAATTATCTTTCTTGTTGGTAATCGGGACGATTCCAGCCGTAATTATTGGACTTGCTTTCAAAGATTATTTTGAGGAGATTTCCAAAACAGGCGTGACGATCGGCTGGGAGTTTCTAATAACAGGCGCCTTTCTTTGGTTTGCTGATTCCATTAAAAAAGGTGCAAAAAAGATGGAGGACATTACGTGGAAGGATGCATTATTTATTGGTTCTTTCCAAGCTGCTGCGATATTCCCTGCCATTTCGAGGTCAGGGTTGACGATTGTGGCAGGTTTGTTTCGGAAGCTGGATAGGGAAACAGCGGCATATTTTTCTTTCTTGCTTTCAACACCAGCGATTGCGGGGGCTGTGTTTTTGCAAACGGTTGAAGTGGCACAGGTCGGCAGGGAGGATATTTCTTTATTCTCATTGGTTATTGGAATTTTAGCATCCTGTTTCTTTGGGTATATTGCTGTGAAATGGATGATTAATTATTTGAAAAAGCATTCTCTTCGTATGTTTGCGGTTTATGTATGGATTTTGGGAGTGGTGATTTTGGCGCTTCAATATTTAGGGTTGTTTTAA
- a CDS encoding ribonucleotide-diphosphate reductase subunit beta — MNAKLKSRILMDVDAPNRSTKIINGKSSNVLNWDDVAFSWAYPKYKKMLANFWSPFEINMSQDIKQFPHLSPQEQDAFLKIIGLLALLDSIQTDYAGKVADYLTDSSLNALMIMLAQQEVIHNHSYSYVLSSLVPRKKQEEVFEYWRTEPILRKRNDFITDGYKKFAETPSVENLLKSIVYDVILEGLFFYSGFAFFYHLARNQKMVSSSTMINYINRDEQIHVDLFVKIFKEVLLEYPEHNTESLELFVEETFQQAAQLEIEWARHIIGDHFAGIELEDVEAYIKFYANVRAHQLGFKRPFEGYRTNPLKWIKAYEDVDLGKSDFFEQKSRQYTKVNVVENGFDEL; from the coding sequence ATGAATGCTAAACTAAAATCACGCATCTTAATGGATGTGGACGCACCGAATAGATCGACCAAAATCATAAATGGAAAAAGCTCCAATGTTCTTAATTGGGACGATGTGGCTTTTTCATGGGCTTACCCAAAATATAAAAAAATGCTCGCAAACTTTTGGTCGCCTTTTGAAATCAATATGTCCCAGGATATCAAGCAATTTCCTCACCTGTCACCACAGGAACAGGATGCATTTTTGAAGATCATTGGACTTCTCGCACTTCTTGACAGCATTCAGACCGACTATGCCGGAAAAGTAGCAGACTATTTGACCGATTCCAGCCTTAACGCGCTTATGATTATGCTAGCCCAGCAAGAGGTGATCCATAACCATTCTTACTCCTATGTACTATCAAGTCTTGTGCCGCGAAAAAAACAGGAGGAAGTGTTTGAATACTGGAGGACCGAACCCATCCTTAGAAAAAGAAATGACTTCATAACTGATGGATATAAGAAATTTGCTGAAACACCCTCAGTAGAAAATTTGCTAAAATCCATCGTGTATGATGTTATTTTGGAGGGACTCTTCTTTTATTCAGGATTTGCATTTTTTTATCATCTGGCGAGAAATCAAAAAATGGTCTCTTCCAGCACGATGATCAATTATATTAACAGGGACGAACAAATTCACGTGGATTTGTTTGTAAAAATATTCAAAGAGGTCCTTCTGGAATACCCAGAACATAACACAGAAAGCCTAGAGCTTTTCGTCGAGGAGACGTTTCAACAGGCGGCACAACTGGAGATTGAATGGGCAAGACATATTATCGGAGATCATTTTGCCGGAATCGAACTGGAGGATGTGGAAGCGTATATCAAATTTTACGCCAACGTCCGCGCCCATCAACTCGGTTTTAAGCGCCCCTTTGAAGGATACCGCACAAACCCATTGAAATGGATAAAAGCATACGAAGACGTAGACCTAGGAAAATCCGACTTCTTCGAACAAAAGTCCAGACAATACACAAAAGTAAACGTAGTCGAAAACGGATTTGATGAGTTATAA